A DNA window from Amycolatopsis sp. DSM 110486 contains the following coding sequences:
- a CDS encoding helix-turn-helix domain-containing protein, which produces MNSPDELASTLRGWRERLVPGRAGLPVHGPRRARGLRREELAVLAGLSVDHVVRLEQGRAPAPGVQVCVALARALHLSDAEQERLFRLAGHELGGGRVGRLVPESTRRLLERLDDHPIAVHDAMWTLIAWNRPWVALLGEPAARDDERNAVWRHFTGCPTRTVLTAAEREDYETALVADLRLAQSRYPRDPDLSALVGRVGSASEGFRSRWDTPGVDDLARQPTCLTVVHPDVGRLDLDRDVLASRHGDLRIVVCTARPGTESAARLALLGALEFESMAPPG; this is translated from the coding sequence GTGAACAGCCCGGACGAGCTGGCGTCGACGCTGCGGGGCTGGCGGGAACGGCTGGTACCCGGCCGGGCCGGCCTGCCGGTGCACGGGCCGAGACGGGCGCGCGGGCTGCGGCGCGAGGAGCTGGCCGTGCTGGCCGGGCTTTCGGTCGACCACGTCGTGCGCCTGGAACAGGGCCGCGCACCGGCTCCTGGGGTGCAGGTGTGCGTCGCGCTCGCGCGGGCGTTGCACCTGTCCGACGCCGAGCAGGAACGGCTGTTCCGGCTCGCCGGCCACGAGCTGGGCGGCGGCCGCGTCGGGCGGCTGGTGCCCGAGAGCACGCGGCGGCTGCTGGAACGCCTCGACGACCACCCGATCGCCGTGCACGACGCGATGTGGACGCTGATCGCGTGGAACCGGCCGTGGGTCGCGCTGCTGGGCGAACCCGCCGCGCGCGACGACGAGCGCAACGCCGTGTGGCGCCACTTCACCGGCTGCCCGACGCGTACGGTGCTGACCGCGGCCGAGCGCGAGGACTACGAGACCGCGCTGGTCGCCGACCTGCGGCTCGCGCAGTCGCGTTACCCGCGTGACCCCGACCTGTCGGCGCTGGTCGGCCGGGTGGGCTCGGCGAGCGAAGGGTTCCGCAGCCGGTGGGACACCCCCGGGGTCGACGACCTCGCACGCCAGCCGACCTGCCTGACCGTGGTGCACCCCGACGTCGGGCGCCTCGACCTCGACCGCGACGTGCTCGCCAGCCGCCACGGCGACCTGCGCATCGTCGTCTGCACGGCGCGGCCCGGCACGGAGTCGGCGGCACGGCTCGCGTTGCTCGGGGCGCTGGAGTTCGAGTCGATGGCCCCGCCGGGTTAG
- a CDS encoding LLM class flavin-dependent oxidoreductase, whose translation MTMTANERLGLAPTDLRPADETRPLVDRAETNPLFGDQKMKLGLFGTNCSYGLIMSHAPSTYKITWEHTREIAQRADGLGFDVLVPVARWKGFGGSTNFNGNCFETYAWAAGLAEATERIAIASTSHLPTVHPIVAAKAATTIDHISGGRFALNLVMGWVPPEMEMFGGEQRQHDERYAFGQEWIDYAIRLWTEEGSFDIASKYFQGNDVEAYPKPHQAPRPALLNAGNSPAGIEFSARNVDINFASLDTLENIKAYTAKVKAKARDDYQRDIKVMTYGLVVCRDTEEEAKRAFQQVVDEGDWGAAGNVIKIAGSGASQSFDHAVKEMQERFIAGWGGYPIVGTPEQVTEELGALNEAGMEGMIFGLIDYNEELKYFGDNVMPLLKQAGLRH comes from the coding sequence ATGACGATGACCGCCAACGAACGCCTCGGCCTCGCCCCGACGGACCTGCGCCCGGCCGACGAGACCCGGCCGCTGGTGGACCGGGCCGAGACGAACCCGCTGTTCGGCGACCAGAAGATGAAGCTGGGCCTGTTCGGCACCAACTGCTCCTACGGGCTGATCATGAGCCACGCCCCGAGTACCTACAAGATCACCTGGGAGCACACGCGCGAGATCGCGCAGCGCGCCGACGGCCTTGGCTTCGACGTGCTCGTGCCGGTCGCGCGCTGGAAGGGCTTCGGCGGCTCGACGAACTTCAACGGCAATTGCTTCGAGACCTACGCGTGGGCCGCCGGCCTGGCCGAGGCGACGGAGCGGATCGCCATCGCGTCGACCTCGCACCTGCCGACCGTGCACCCGATCGTCGCGGCGAAGGCCGCCACGACGATCGACCACATCTCGGGCGGCCGCTTCGCGCTCAACCTGGTGATGGGCTGGGTGCCGCCGGAGATGGAGATGTTCGGCGGCGAGCAGCGCCAGCACGACGAGCGCTACGCGTTCGGCCAGGAGTGGATCGACTACGCCATCCGGCTGTGGACCGAGGAAGGTTCGTTCGACATCGCCTCGAAGTACTTCCAGGGCAACGACGTCGAGGCCTACCCGAAGCCGCACCAGGCGCCCCGCCCGGCGCTGCTCAACGCGGGCAACTCGCCCGCGGGCATCGAGTTCTCCGCCCGCAACGTGGACATCAACTTCGCCTCGCTCGACACGCTGGAGAACATCAAGGCCTACACCGCGAAGGTGAAGGCCAAGGCCCGCGACGACTACCAGCGCGACATCAAGGTGATGACCTACGGCCTCGTCGTCTGCCGCGACACCGAGGAGGAGGCCAAGCGCGCCTTCCAGCAGGTCGTGGACGAGGGCGACTGGGGTGCGGCCGGCAACGTCATCAAGATCGCCGGGTCGGGCGCGAGCCAGTCGTTCGACCACGCGGTGAAGGAGATGCAGGAGCGCTTCATCGCCGGCTGGGGTGGCTACCCGATCGTGGGAACTCCGGAGCAGGTCACCGAAGAGCTCGGCGCGCTCAACGAGGCCGGGATGGAGGGCATGATCTTCGGCCTCATCGACTACAACGAGGAGCTGAAGTACTTCGGCGACAACGTGATGCCGCTGCTGAAGCAGGCCGGTCTGCGCCACTGA